A window of Leptolyngbya sp. FACHB-261 genomic DNA:
CGACCTGGGCAGACGTGTTGAACCGGGCGAACCTGGGGATGGAAGTGATGCACGAGCGCAACGCTCACAACTTCCCGCTTGACTTGGCTGCTGGCGAAGCAACCCCGGTTGCTCTGACCGCTCCCGCCATCAACGGCTAATTAGTCCAGGCTAGTTAATCAAAAAGCGCTCTCCAATGGAGAGCGCTTTTTGACGTTCTTTCTAACCTTCTTTTCGACCTCTTTCTTCATAGGGCTTCATAGGGGTTTCCGCACTGGTGTTTTTTGCGTTTAGTCGAGCAATCCAGTTTGAATTCCAACCCTTTGACTGATTCAGGAGTAGCAATTTCCGACTTGTAAGCCGACTCCAGTGCTACGGTATGATGGACGCTTCTTGGCCTTCCTAACTCGGTGTACATCAAGCGACTGGAACTGACCCGCTTCAAGTCTTTTGGTAGTACGACGGTGATCCCGCTGCTACCAGGATTCACTGTCGTTTCTGGGCCTAATGGTTCTGGGAAGTCCAATATTTTAGACGCCTTGCTATTTGCTCTGGGACTAGCAGGTTCCAAGGGTATGCGGGCTGAACGCTTGCCAGATCTAGTCAACAACAGCCAAAAGTCGCGCAGCACAGTCGAGGCAAGCGTTAAAGTCACTTTTGACTTAGAAGACGGCAACGATGGAGAGTGGAGTGTCACTCGCAAACTGCGTGTCACGCCGCAGGGCACTTACACCTCTACCTATGCCATTAATGACGTTCCCTGTACCTTAACTGAGCTGCACGAACAGTTAGCAGAGCACCGCATTTACCCTGAGGGGTACAACATCGTGCTGCAGGGGGACGTCACCAGCATTATCTCGATGAGTTCGCGGGAGCGGCGGCAAATTATTGATGAGCTCGCCGGAGTGGCCGCCTTCGACCGCAAAATCGACCAGGCTAAGGAGAAACTGGACGCCGTTAAAGAGCGCGAAGACCGTTTTCGCATCGTTGAAAAAGAACTAATTGCCCAGCGCGATCGCCTTGCACAGGATCGCATTAAAGCCGAAAAATATCGAAAGCTCCGAGCTGAAATTCAGGCTATGGAGCAATGGGAGGTTGTTCTTAACGGCAGACAACTACAGCGACAGCAAACCCAACTGCGAGAGCAAATCCGAAGCTGTGAGCAAAACCGGACTGAGCTCAGTACTCAGTTAGCAGAGTTAACTATTAATATTGCTCGCGCCAGCGCTGAACTAGAGCATGCCAATCAGCGGGTTAAAGCTCTGGGCGAAGATGAGCAACTGGCACTACAGTCTCAGAAAGCGACACGTGAGGCAGAACTGCGAGCTGTGACGCGCTCTGCTCAGGAGTTGTCTCAAGCGCAGAAAACCGATCAAAATACACTGATTCACCTGCAAGGCGAGGTTCAGGAACACCACGGCTCTCTGGAGCGGCTCAATGACCAGTTCCGCGGTCAGATTGAGCAAATTGAGCAGCTAGTTGCCCGGCAACAGCATCAACAGCAATTGCTGGCCCGGTCCCGCGAATCGCTTCAGACCATTGCTGAATCTTCGAATACCTCGGTGCAGCAGCAAACTCAGCTGCGCCACCAGATCGATACCCTGCTGAGTACGCTCGACCCACAGCGCCAAGAGCAAACTCGCTTGCGAGAGCGACTGAGCCAGCTTGAACGCCAGATTCAGGACCAGAAGACGGAATTAGCTCGTCTAGATAACGACTTGATTGAGCGGCAGAACTTGCTCAGGGAAAAGCAAGCTGAATCAACCGATCAGCAAGAACGGGTCCAGTCTTTAGCGCAATCCTTGACAACGGCGCAGCAAGAAGGGCAGACCCAGCAGGCGACTCGCGACCGGCTGAGCGAAGAGCAAACTAACCGCCAACGGCAGTTGGACCGCATCGAAGCTCGGGCACAAGCTATCCAAGAAGTGCAGGGAACTTACGCCACGCGGTTGATTCTGCAGATGGAGTTACCTGGGGTTTGTGGGTTAGTAGCTCAACTCGGTCAGGTCGATCCGCATTATCAGTTAGCTCTCTCGATTGCAGCAGGTGCGCGTTTGGGCCACCTAGTTGTGGAAGATGACGGTGTGGCAGCGGCTGGGATCGAACTGCTCAGGCGGGAAAAAGCAGGTCGCCTCACCTTTTTGCCCCTCAACCGCATCCAGCCCGCTCGCTCGCTCCCCCGCTTGCAGGCAAACGGAGCTATCGACTACGCGCTCAACCTGATTCAATTTGATGAGCGTTACATTGATGTGTTTGCTTATGTGTTCGGCAACACAGTTGTCTTTGAGCATTTGAGTGACGCCCGACGCTACCTCAACCAATACCGCATGGTCACGATAGACGGGGAGTTGCTAGAAAGCTCTGGCGCAATGACCGGCGGTAGCGCGCAGAAGAACAGCCTTCAGTTTGGTACAGGCTCCCCAGCAGAATCAGATGAGGCAAAAGCCCTCAAGGAACGCCTTCAGGAAATTGAACGCTTGCTCAAGCTGATCAACCAGAAGATCCAGGTGGCTCAAGCCAACATGACGCACCAGAGCGAGCAACTGGCTGAATCTCGCGCTCGCCATCGGGATGCTCACTCCCAGATTGATCCTCTCACTCAAGCGATTGCCAGCCTTAACGGTCAGCGCGACCGCTTACGGCAAAACCTAGAGTCAAATCAGCAAGAACTCCAGGCCAGCCGTCAGCGGTTGAGTGAATTAGACCAGAACTTACCCGTTCAGGAAGCCGATTTGCAAATCCTGCGTCAAGAACTGGGTCTGTTGGAGCAGTCTCAAGACCACAGTGAGTGGCAGCAGGCTCAAGCGGCAGTTAGCGAGCAGGAAGTGCGGCTGGCAGAACTGGACGTGAACTTGCGCAGCGCCCGTGATCGCCAGAGTGATGCCACAACTCAAGCTCAAGTGCTTCAGGAAAAGATTAAGCAAAGCGAAGCCCGGATTCAGGAGTGCCGGCGTCGCCAAACTGACCAGCTCAACCAGCAAACTCAGCTGACCCAGCAACGGCAGCAGTTGGAAGCCACTCTGGCTCAGCTGCAACAACAACTGGCCACGTTAGAGGTGCAGCTAGGCTCCGAAAAACAGCTGCGAGATCGCCTAGAACGCCAGTTGCGCGAGCAGACCAATGCCCGCCAGGAATTGGAGTGGCAATTGAGCCGGCTCCAAGAGCGTCAGCAGGAAGCGCAGCAACAGCTCGAAAGCGTCCAGACCAGTTTGCAAGAGTACAGCCAGAACTTGCCCGATCCCGAACCTGAAGTTCCTGCCGATCTCACTTTAGAACAGCTGGCTTCTGAGTTACGCAGCCGCACTCGTCGCTTGCAGGCTATGGAGCCAGTCAACATGCTGGCGATTGAAGAATACAACCGCACCCAGGAGCGCTTGGACGACCTCAGCCAGAAGCTAACTACGCTTGAAGAGGAGCGTACCGAACTGCTGCTGCGGATTGAGAATTTCACTACGCTACGCCTGTCAGCCTTTAAAGAGGCGTTTGATGCAGTAGACAAGAACTTCCAGGTGATCTTTGCCGAACTCTCAGACGGTGACGGTCATTTGCAGCTCGAAAACGTAGCCGATCCTTTTGCGGGAGGTCTCAATCTGGTTGCTCATCCCAAAGGCAAACCGGTGCAGCGCTTAGCCTCTATGTCAGGGGGCGAAAAATCGCTAACAGCCCTCAGTTTCATTTTTGCCCTGCAGCTCTATCGGCCCTCCCCGTTCTACTCCTTTGATGAGGTAGATATGTTCCTGGATGGGTCGAATGTAGAGCGATTGTCTAGAATGGTAAGGAAGCAGGCAGATTCCGCCCAGTTCATTGTGGTTAGCCTGCGGCGACCTATGATTGAGGCGGCTGAACGCACAATTGGGGTCACGCAAGCGCGAGGTGCTCATACACAAGTCCTAGGCTTGAAGCTGCGCTCTGGCTAGCAAGATGTGACAGCATGGGTTGACGTCTCTACAAACCCGTGTCAGGAGCGCTCGTGTTATCGTCGTGATTGATGATTAGGCGAATAATCGCTCAGCATCGGTTGCGCCTCTCCTCAGTTTCGAGACTCTAGTTTCAAGATTGTTAATCGGCAATTCGGATTCAGTAGGACACAATGACAACGACATCTGAACCTGTTCGCCAGCGCTCGTCGATCCTGGGCACCCAGGTGATCAGCAAGGCAACCGCCCGACGGCTCGGCGTGGTTTCCCAGCTCTGGCTGGACATGGATCAGCGGCAGGTTGTAGCAGTCAGCGTGCGAGACAACCTGATTGCTGGAACGCCCCAATACATGTCTCTGTCCAGCATTGCGCTGCTGGGACCCGATGCCATTCTGGTCGATAACGAAGATGTCTTTGAAGACATCAACGTTGATGCTTACACCAGTCTGATTGGCAGTGAAGTCGTCACCGAGACTGGGGAACTGCTCGGTAAGGTGCGTGACTTCAAGTTTGACCCAGGCAACGGTGAGATCTTTCAGCTCATTCTGTCCTCGCTGGGTATTCCCCTAATTCCCTCTCAAGTGGTTAGCACCTACGAGTTGGATGTCAATGAGATCATCGCTGTAGGCCGAGATCGCATCATTGTCACTGAAGGCATGGAAGAGCGTCTGACCCAGCTGACCGTGGGCATTCTTGAGCGTCTGGGCATCGGCAAGCCACCCTGGGAGCGGGATGAAGATTACATCTCGACCGTTGATCCCAATGACATGCTGGGCACTGGCTCCAGCCGTCCCTCTACCGCTCGCACCGTAACCACTCGGGCCAGTGAGGATATGTGGGATGACGACAACTGGTCTAAATCCCGCCCTGCTGCCCGCCGTAAAGCTCCAGAACCCTACTACGACGAAGAGCTAGAGGAAGCTGATAACTGGTCGGACGAAGCTGAGGAATACGAAGAACCTTACGAAGAAGACAACCGTTACCGCCGCGACAACGAGGATGCTTGGTCCGACGAAGAACCTTACGAAGCGCCTCGAGTCAACATTCCCCAGAAGCAGCGCCAGCCCGAGTACGAAGAAGAGAAAGACTACTAGGCTCCCCACCCAAGGTGAAGCCCCTTCTGGTCCATAGCTCGTGAGTCCCTATCGCTGGCTAAGCCGCTCTCTGGCGACCTTAAAGCAAGCGGGTTGGTATCGCTCTGTACAACCTGCCACTGGTCGGGCAGGGTCAGTCGTTGAGCTGGACGGGCAACAGTTGCTCAACTTTGCTAGCAACAACTACCTGGGATTGGCAGGCGATGAGCGCTTGATTGAGGCAGCAGTGCTTGCCACCCGTACCTACGGCACTGGCAGCACTGGCTCGCGGTTACTGACCGGCCATCTGGAGCTACATCGGCAACTCGAACAAGCACTAGCGCGGCTCAAGCAGACCGAGGACGCTCTGGTCTTCAGTTCTGGTTACAGCGCCAACTTGGGAACGATCACAGCCCTGGTTGGTCAGCGTGATCTGGTGCTCTCAGATGCTTACAACCACTCCAGCCTCAAGAATGGTGCGATCCTAAGCGGCGCAACGGTCCTAGACTACGCCCACCTTGACTTGGCTGACTTGGGCCAAAAGTTAGCGCAGCATCGCCAGTCCTATCGTCGCTGCTTGCTTCTGAGTGACAGTGTGTTCAGCATGGACGGTGATTTGTGCCCTTTGCCAGCGCTATTGGATCTGGGAGACACTTACGATTGCATGCTCCTACTGGACGAGGCTCACGGCACGGGTGTTCTAGGAGCGCATGGAGCTGGGTTAGTTGAGCAGGCAGGTTGTACTGGTCGGCCTTTGGTGCAGGTAGGGACACTTAGCAAAGCTCTGGGTAGCCTAGGTGGCTATGTCGCCGGTTCAGCAGAGTTAATCGACTTTCTGCGCAATCGTGCTCCCAGTTGGATCTACACCACAGCCCTGTCACCAGCTGACACTGCCGCTGCCTTGAAGGCTGTAGAAATTGTGCAGGCTGAGCCAGAGCGCCGCGCCCAGCTATGGAGCAACGTTACCTTTCTGCGCCAGGCGCTCTCTGGTCTCGATCTACTGCCTTCTGAATCGCCAATTCTCTGTGTCCGAAGCGGTGACATTCCGCAAACCTTACAACTCGCTCAAGCCTTGAGACAGGCTGGGATTTTTGCGCCTGCTATCCGTCCACCGACCGTACCAACCAGTCGGATTCGACTAACTGTAATGGCAACGCATACACAAACGGATCTAAGAAACCTGGCTCAAGTGTTACAAAGCTATGCCGAGGTATCCACAGATTCATCTTTACCTACAAATGTTTACTAGGATGATTGCTAGTGGATCTGCTTCCCTGCGGCCTGTCTAAAACCTGTTCAAAGTGTCTGCTTTTTATCAGCACAGCCTTGACCACGTTCTTTGCCTGATTCGACTCTCGACTCATTACCGTGGCTGGCTCTGTCGATTTCTATTCCTGCTGACATGCTTCAAGATACCCAGACGATTCGCCACTATCAGAGACTCACTGATGATCTCGCAGAGCTTTGGAGCCGGGGCTACCGGACCGATGAACTGCGCCTGTTCACCAATGGCTATCTAGCAGCTCTGCGCACTTCCAATGTGGTAGAGCCCTACGCTATTCATCGTTTAGAAGAAGAGGCATTACGCTTCCTCTACGACTCGTCGAACTTCGCCATTCCCGAGCCGGAACGGGACTACGATCTGCCCTGATCCTGGTTTGGAGTTGCCTTAGACCTTAGACCTTAGACCTGGCCTAGTGTTCGTCTGCCTTCAGCTGAGCCAAAGGTCAGGCTTATAGGCTCTGAGCAAGAAGTTCGGTTCCCCGAACCTTAGCTGCTGTTTGCCCCAACCCTTAAGAAAACCGTTTCTTGATAGGCTGGAGATAAATGAGCAGCTAATTCTGCTCCTTGTTTATTTGGTGCTGCTTTGCATGACCGAATTACCTTCTGCTTTAGGGCTAGACTCAGGCAATCCTGCCTCGGCCCCTCGCACCTTTGATCTTGACGCACTGAATACTCAGTTTGATCAAGCTCATCCCCGTGACATTTTACGTTGGAGCACCGAGAACCTAAGCCACTTAGTGCAGGTGACCTCCTTTGCAGACAGTGGCATGGTGATCCTCGATCTGCTGGACCAGTTAGGGGCTCAGTTGCCTGTCCTGTTTATCGATACCCTACATCATTTTCCGGAGACTCTAGCGCACGTCGAGCGTGTTAGACAACACTACCGCCTAGACCTTCACATCGCCCATCCTGAGCCCTCCGATCGCAAGGCCTTTGAGGCTCGCTACGGGGAACGTCTTTGGGAACAAGACCTGGAGCAATATCAGGTAGTTACGAAGGTGTTGCCTTTTAAGCAAGCCCTAGCCGATCTCCAAGTGAAGGCTTGGATAAACGGACGGCGACGCGACCAAGCAACCACTCGCACCCAGCTCCCCGTGTTTGAGTGGCATGGTGAACGGCTAAAAGTGAACCCCTTGGTTCACTGGACCAAGAAAGAGGTTTGGAACTATCTCTTGGAGCATAACGTTCCCTACAATCCTCTCCACGACCAGGGCTACAGCAGCATTGGCGACCAACCGTTGACAACGGCAGTTCAGGTTGGTGAGGACGAGCGTGCTGGTCGTTGGCGGGGAATGGGCAAGGTTGAGTGCGGCATTCACGTTCTCTAGGTTGCCTCTGGGCTTCAGACACGAACTATTAGGAAAAACCAGATAGTTTTAGGTGATAAGTACAGATTGGGGCCAAGGTCTAAAGGCTAGAGGACGATAGGCCAACTGATGCCGATGGATTAGTGGTGCTCGCCTGTAACAGTTCTTCGATCTGGGCTAGGGCGGTTCGCGCCTCACGCGCATGACCTAGAAGGGTCTTAGCCATAGTCACATTTTCGGCAGCCGCTTGCTCAGTAATATCGCTGCGGTGCTGAATGCGGTCTTGGAGGCGCTGGAGTTGCTGATTCAGCTCATCAACCCGATCCACAAGTGCTCGGATCTCTTTGGCAATGCGAGCAAATGCCTGACCGCTGACTCCTGCTCGGTGGGCTTCTACTGCTGATGTGAATGCCAGCAAGCGAATGTGGCCAGATAGACTGCTCAAGGAATCAGTGACGACCCGCAGCTCCTGCACCTCCTGCCCAAAAGATTGGCTATTCGCTAGAATGCGCCGGGTCCGTCGGTGCACTGACTTAACCCCAGCAAAGGTTGCTTGAAAGACCCGTTCGCCCTTCTGGACTAGTTGGCGGGTGGTGTCCAACAGAGAGTGTTGACGAACCACGACGTGGTGAGTCTTAGCCATCACCTCAGCCTGTTGCTGTTGCAAAATCTGGCGATGATAGCTGACTTCTGCCTGACATTGCTCCAAACGGCTGCTATGGTCTCGGACGCGGTTTCGTTCTTCTTGCAGTGAGTGCAGGTAGGCACTAATCTGAGCTTTTTGATGATAGAGGGACTGGGCAGCCTGTTCCTGCACCTGGACCTGAGCTAGCAGCAAGGTTGGCAGATCCAGAAGCGACCAGCCTTGGTCACAGGTTACAACCAGTGGCTCGTGAGCTAACTCGGCAGCACGGGTTAAGGCCTTGTGCATAGCTTCAGCAACCGTCGCCGTCCAGGGTAGCTGGAGATAAGTCGTTCGTGCTTGCTCAAATAAGACCCGAATGGGACGTTTCAAGAATAAATCCAGGCCATAGGGTCTGCTGAGCTGCTCCAAAAACCGCCGCCGTGACACCATCCCCAATAACTTGCCCGCCTCCACAAGGATGACCCCGGGCAGTAGAGGGTCTTCCTCAAAGCGACGAGCGACTAACTTGCAAATCGTCGAGCTGTCTACCTCAAACCGGTGAAGCGCGAGCTGCCTGAGCCGCAGATCTAGCTCTGGTGTTAGCGCAGATAACTCTGGATCTAGCTCCAGATTGGTTAAAACATCTGTCTGAAGTTGAGCGTTTATGTCTACATCCGCTTCAAAGATCAATCGTCCCATCCCCTAAGCTTCACCTGTGCTCTTTAGCACACTGACAGTTTCAGATGCCCAATGCTTACATCACGGAAGGTTACAGAGCCAAACAGCACCCAAAGATCGCTTTCTGTCGAAGATGCGGCGCAGGAGGGGCATCAAAAGGCGGTTAGAAGCCTGCGCTCACTGGATAAACCTGGCTGATCGAGAACGAGGTCAGATCAGGGAACAACAAACTGTGAACATTTTAACCACATCTGCCGAGGTGCCATGAAATTTTGTCTCAGAAATCCTGATAGTCGACCGAGGGGCTGGAAGGGTATAGATTAGTGCCGACCCTGGCAGCCTTGCGGGAATTGCATTAAGATTCGGGCAGGGTGCTCGGTCGGGACAGCGATAAGGCTAGCTCTAAAAAGCTTTTTGTATGACGGACTGCGAATGGATGTAAACGGCTCTGATCCCAGAGACGCTTCGCTCTATGCGGTGCCCCACCGTCCCCCGATCATTAACAGCGCTCAAGAACTGCGCTCTGCTCAGAAACTGGGGTTGTCGCTGCGCGGGGCTATTGCTCGCAATATTGACTTAAGTTGGGCTCTACTCGACCAGCTTCGGGTACCCGGTGGAGACTTCCAAGGCGCGAATCTGCGCGGCGTTTCTCTGGGTGCTGCTGATTTACGCTTAGCTGACCTTAGCCTAGTGCGATTGGAGCAAGCTAATTTAGCAGGCGCCGATTTGTGGGGGGCAGACTGCTCTGGGGCGCAGGCCCAAGCAGTGAATCTGCAAACCGCGCGGCTAATTCAATCTCGCTGGTTACAGGCCAATCTGCGTAGCGCCCGTTTCGATGGGGCCGACTGTACCAAGATTGACTTGAGTGGGGCTGATTGTCTGCGAGCAAGGTTTGAGAAAACTTGTTTACAACGCGCATTGCTGCGTGGCACTTTTTTAGGAGCCTGTAGCTTACAGGGGGCTGATCTTAGGGGAGCCAATCTCGCCGGGGCCAATCTCAGTGGGGCTAATTTAACCGGTGCGGTGATCACTGACGCTGACTTTTCCGAGGTGCAATTAGAGCCGAAAACACGACAGTATTTATTGAGTATTGCAAGTGGTATTCATCCGCTTAGCGGTCGCTCAACGCATGAGACTTTGCAGCCTAACCGCAAGAGTTTTCTGTTTTTCTGGCGGCGTTAACCTTGCTGCGGTCTCCTGGCTTTCCGCCTGCTAAAAAATGGAAACTTTAACAATCGGAGCATCAAATAAAAGCCAAAAAAGCAGTAACATCCCTGATACTAAATGTTGATAGCCAGAGACAAATTAACAGTCATTCTTGCGTAAAGCATTAATAAAACTGGCTATCATTCGTTAGATATAAGACTTTAGCTACACTTCAGAATCGAGTTCATCTTTAGATTCATACTTAGATATAACCTGCGAAGGATACCTCAGCAAGTTTAATTCCCCTATGCTGACCTCGTTGCTTTAAAAATTGAGGGATTAAAAAGATGGATGCTGCGCCTCATTTTCCATTCGCCGCTACACTGCTGTACGTTGTTGGTTTTATCGCTGCTGTAACTTTCGGCTCAATCGCCTGGTACAACTCTAAGCGCCCTGTAGGCTGGGAGAACAAGGACCGCCCAGACATCGTGCCAGAAGTGAAAACAGAAGAAAATCCTGGTATTGGCGAACCGAATTCCTAACTTTGAAACTGCGCGGATCGTTGCCTTGGCTCGCCTGAATTTTGAGAAGGCACCACAATAGAGGCAGCGATCCGTCAGGGAGTTTTTACCTTCGTGCTTTCCGGCCTCACTCAAACTAGTGCCCGTCAGCGGGAAATTGCTGAAGTTGTTCTGCGCAATGGCTGGGGCTACATGCGCCGCCTACTCACAGGGGGCAAGCCTGATGAACCCCGCCTGCCGACCCCCCGTATCCTGCGCAATATTCTGGTCGAATTAGGACCTGCTTTCGTCAAATTAGGGCAGCTACTCAGCACTAGACCTGATCTGCTGTCGCCTGAATACATCACAGAATTAAGCACCCTGCAAGATGAGGTGCCGCCAGTGGCTTGGGAGGAAGTGGAGATTGTACTGCGCTCCAGCCTGCCCCGACCTCTGGAGGAAGTCTTCGCTGAGGTCTCTGCTATCCCGGTTGCCGCTGGTTCGATTGCCCAAATCCACCGTGCCCGTTTAGCGGGTCCAGAAGGGCGGGAAGTAGCGCTCAAGATCCAGCGCCCTGGGATTGAAGCAATTGTGCGGCAAGACATGCAGCTATTGCAAAGCATTGCAGAGTTGGTTTCCCGCACTGATTTTGGTCAGTACTACGATTTGGTGAGTTTGGCTGAGGAATTTAGTACTGCATTGCAAGCGGAACTGGATTTTACGGAAGAAGGCCAGTCTACCGAGCAGCTACGCGATAGCTTACAAAATACGGACCTGATTGATAGTAAGCAATTAATCGTTCCTGAGATTATTTGGGAACTGACTTCGCAACGCCTGTTAGTAATGCAATGGCTCTCTGGTGAGCCTGTTTTGGCTCACGACCGAGGACCAGCGGGGGGACCCATTGCAGTCATGCTGGTAAGAGCCTTCTTTCAGCAAATTTACATTGATGGCTTCTTTCACGCCGACCCTCACCCTGGCAACATTTTCTACCTTCAAGACGGCCGAATTGCTTTAATTGATTGCGGTATGGTTGGTCGCCTAGACCCTCGCACTCAGCAACTCCTGACTCAGCAAATGCTGGCAATTGTCAATTTAGATGCGCGGCGCTGTAGCCAAATTATTTTGGAGCTGGGGGAACCGACCAAGCGGTTGAATCTTGTGCAGTTAGAGCGCGATTACGATCGGCTACTGCGTCGCTACTACAACCGCAGCCTATCTCAAATCAACTTTGCACAATTGTTTTACGAAGTGCTGCGTTCCACCCGCAAAAATGGGGTGCGCGTCCCTGGCAACATGGGGCTCTATGTCAAAACTCTGGCTAATCTTGAAGGCGTTGCCCGTAGTCTAGACCCAGAGTTTAATTTGATGGGCGAAGTGCGTCCACTGGTGGCCGATCTGTTCCGGCGGCAGCTGATTGGCAGCACGCCTCTGCAGGATCTAATGATGACGGCTCTTGATTTGAAATCGTTATCCCTGGAGTCCCCCCGCCAGATTGAGACGCTGCTCGACCGGCTGGCCACGGAAAATCTGCAGTGGAATGTAGCTCTGCGGGGCCTAGACCCGTTACGGCGCAGCCTGGATGATTCAGCTAACCGGCTCTCTTTTAGTGTGCTGGTGGGCTCGTTGATTTTGGGAGCTGCAATTATTTCCAGTAGTGATATCGGTGGCCAAACACCGGTGCCCTTGGTTTGGATCAGTAGTGTGTTGTTCGCTACCGCCAGCTTTCTAGGTTTATGGCTGATAGTTAGCATTTTGCGCTCAGGAAGATTACGCTAGAGCTCTTGCCTTCCAGGTAGCAAATAATACTTTCTACGGTTTTGGATGAACGCTCACTTGTGCTGGTTTTCCGGTTCCAGACTCGATTCACAGG
This region includes:
- the smc gene encoding chromosome segregation protein SMC, which codes for MYIKRLELTRFKSFGSTTVIPLLPGFTVVSGPNGSGKSNILDALLFALGLAGSKGMRAERLPDLVNNSQKSRSTVEASVKVTFDLEDGNDGEWSVTRKLRVTPQGTYTSTYAINDVPCTLTELHEQLAEHRIYPEGYNIVLQGDVTSIISMSSRERRQIIDELAGVAAFDRKIDQAKEKLDAVKEREDRFRIVEKELIAQRDRLAQDRIKAEKYRKLRAEIQAMEQWEVVLNGRQLQRQQTQLREQIRSCEQNRTELSTQLAELTINIARASAELEHANQRVKALGEDEQLALQSQKATREAELRAVTRSAQELSQAQKTDQNTLIHLQGEVQEHHGSLERLNDQFRGQIEQIEQLVARQQHQQQLLARSRESLQTIAESSNTSVQQQTQLRHQIDTLLSTLDPQRQEQTRLRERLSQLERQIQDQKTELARLDNDLIERQNLLREKQAESTDQQERVQSLAQSLTTAQQEGQTQQATRDRLSEEQTNRQRQLDRIEARAQAIQEVQGTYATRLILQMELPGVCGLVAQLGQVDPHYQLALSIAAGARLGHLVVEDDGVAAAGIELLRREKAGRLTFLPLNRIQPARSLPRLQANGAIDYALNLIQFDERYIDVFAYVFGNTVVFEHLSDARRYLNQYRMVTIDGELLESSGAMTGGSAQKNSLQFGTGSPAESDEAKALKERLQEIERLLKLINQKIQVAQANMTHQSEQLAESRARHRDAHSQIDPLTQAIASLNGQRDRLRQNLESNQQELQASRQRLSELDQNLPVQEADLQILRQELGLLEQSQDHSEWQQAQAAVSEQEVRLAELDVNLRSARDRQSDATTQAQVLQEKIKQSEARIQECRRRQTDQLNQQTQLTQQRQQLEATLAQLQQQLATLEVQLGSEKQLRDRLERQLREQTNARQELEWQLSRLQERQQEAQQQLESVQTSLQEYSQNLPDPEPEVPADLTLEQLASELRSRTRRLQAMEPVNMLAIEEYNRTQERLDDLSQKLTTLEEERTELLLRIENFTTLRLSAFKEAFDAVDKNFQVIFAELSDGDGHLQLENVADPFAGGLNLVAHPKGKPVQRLASMSGGEKSLTALSFIFALQLYRPSPFYSFDEVDMFLDGSNVERLSRMVRKQADSAQFIVVSLRRPMIEAAERTIGVTQARGAHTQVLGLKLRSG
- a CDS encoding PRC-barrel domain-containing protein, producing MTTTSEPVRQRSSILGTQVISKATARRLGVVSQLWLDMDQRQVVAVSVRDNLIAGTPQYMSLSSIALLGPDAILVDNEDVFEDINVDAYTSLIGSEVVTETGELLGKVRDFKFDPGNGEIFQLILSSLGIPLIPSQVVSTYELDVNEIIAVGRDRIIVTEGMEERLTQLTVGILERLGIGKPPWERDEDYISTVDPNDMLGTGSSRPSTARTVTTRASEDMWDDDNWSKSRPAARRKAPEPYYDEELEEADNWSDEAEEYEEPYEEDNRYRRDNEDAWSDEEPYEAPRVNIPQKQRQPEYEEEKDY
- the bioF gene encoding 8-amino-7-oxononanoate synthase translates to MSPYRWLSRSLATLKQAGWYRSVQPATGRAGSVVELDGQQLLNFASNNYLGLAGDERLIEAAVLATRTYGTGSTGSRLLTGHLELHRQLEQALARLKQTEDALVFSSGYSANLGTITALVGQRDLVLSDAYNHSSLKNGAILSGATVLDYAHLDLADLGQKLAQHRQSYRRCLLLSDSVFSMDGDLCPLPALLDLGDTYDCMLLLDEAHGTGVLGAHGAGLVEQAGCTGRPLVQVGTLSKALGSLGGYVAGSAELIDFLRNRAPSWIYTTALSPADTAAALKAVEIVQAEPERRAQLWSNVTFLRQALSGLDLLPSESPILCVRSGDIPQTLQLAQALRQAGIFAPAIRPPTVPTSRIRLTVMATHTQTDLRNLAQVLQSYAEVSTDSSLPTNVY
- a CDS encoding DUF6761 family protein, whose amino-acid sequence is MPDSTLDSLPWLALSISIPADMLQDTQTIRHYQRLTDDLAELWSRGYRTDELRLFTNGYLAALRTSNVVEPYAIHRLEEEALRFLYDSSNFAIPEPERDYDLP
- the cysH gene encoding phosphoadenosine phosphosulfate reductase, which gives rise to MTELPSALGLDSGNPASAPRTFDLDALNTQFDQAHPRDILRWSTENLSHLVQVTSFADSGMVILDLLDQLGAQLPVLFIDTLHHFPETLAHVERVRQHYRLDLHIAHPEPSDRKAFEARYGERLWEQDLEQYQVVTKVLPFKQALADLQVKAWINGRRRDQATTRTQLPVFEWHGERLKVNPLVHWTKKEVWNYLLEHNVPYNPLHDQGYSSIGDQPLTTAVQVGEDERAGRWRGMGKVECGIHVL
- a CDS encoding methyl-accepting chemotaxis protein, which encodes MGRLIFEADVDINAQLQTDVLTNLELDPELSALTPELDLRLRQLALHRFEVDSSTICKLVARRFEEDPLLPGVILVEAGKLLGMVSRRRFLEQLSRPYGLDLFLKRPIRVLFEQARTTYLQLPWTATVAEAMHKALTRAAELAHEPLVVTCDQGWSLLDLPTLLLAQVQVQEQAAQSLYHQKAQISAYLHSLQEERNRVRDHSSRLEQCQAEVSYHRQILQQQQAEVMAKTHHVVVRQHSLLDTTRQLVQKGERVFQATFAGVKSVHRRTRRILANSQSFGQEVQELRVVTDSLSSLSGHIRLLAFTSAVEAHRAGVSGQAFARIAKEIRALVDRVDELNQQLQRLQDRIQHRSDITEQAAAENVTMAKTLLGHAREARTALAQIEELLQASTTNPSASVGLSSSSL
- a CDS encoding pentapeptide repeat-containing protein, translated to MDVNGSDPRDASLYAVPHRPPIINSAQELRSAQKLGLSLRGAIARNIDLSWALLDQLRVPGGDFQGANLRGVSLGAADLRLADLSLVRLEQANLAGADLWGADCSGAQAQAVNLQTARLIQSRWLQANLRSARFDGADCTKIDLSGADCLRARFEKTCLQRALLRGTFLGACSLQGADLRGANLAGANLSGANLTGAVITDADFSEVQLEPKTRQYLLSIASGIHPLSGRSTHETLQPNRKSFLFFWRR
- the psb35 gene encoding photosystem II assembly protein Psb35 — encoded protein: MDAAPHFPFAATLLYVVGFIAAVTFGSIAWYNSKRPVGWENKDRPDIVPEVKTEENPGIGEPNS